One genomic segment of Hymenobacter psoromatis includes these proteins:
- the aspS gene encoding aspartate--tRNA ligase has protein sequence MLRTHTNGELRLEHAGQTVTLVGWVQRTRDKGGILWIDLRDRYGLTQLALEEGVERDEVREQARHLGREFVISVTGKVAERYSKNAHIPTGDIEIRVAKIDVLNPAKLPPFLIEDETDGGDELRMKYRYLDLRRTPVRNNLMLRHRMAQAVRRYLDGQDFIEVETPVLIKSTPEGARDFVVPSRMNPGEFYALPQSPQTFKQLLMVSGFDRYFQIVKCFRDEDLRADRQPEFTQIDCEMAFVTQEDILNTFEGLVRYLFKEIKNLDFPTVPRMEYADAMRRFGNDKPDVRFAMEFVELDGVVKGHGFPVFDQAELVVGINAATCAAYTRKQLDELTAFVKRPQLGATGLVYARVEAGGVVKSSVDKFYPQEELQKWAAAFHANEGDLLLLLAGPADKTRKALSELRLEMGQRLGLRDKDTFAPLWVVNFPLLEYIEEEGRYFAMHHPFTSPKPEDMHLLDNPTTIGQARANAYDLVINGVEVGGGSIRIHDRAVQARMFSLLGFTPEEAQAQFGFLLDAFEYGAPPHGGIAFGFDRLCSLFGGADSIRDFIAFPKNNSGRDVMIDSPSPIADAQLKELSIKTEVVRK, from the coding sequence ATGTTAAGAACGCACACCAATGGCGAACTCCGCCTCGAACACGCCGGCCAAACCGTCACCCTCGTGGGCTGGGTGCAGCGCACCCGCGACAAAGGCGGCATCCTCTGGATTGACCTGCGCGACCGCTACGGCCTCACCCAACTAGCGCTCGAAGAGGGGGTAGAGCGCGACGAAGTGCGCGAGCAGGCCCGCCATCTCGGCCGCGAATTTGTCATCTCCGTCACCGGTAAAGTAGCCGAGCGCTACTCCAAAAACGCGCATATCCCGACCGGCGACATCGAAATCCGCGTGGCGAAAATAGACGTGTTGAACCCCGCCAAGCTGCCGCCCTTTCTCATTGAGGATGAGACCGATGGCGGCGACGAGTTGCGCATGAAGTACCGCTACCTGGACTTGCGCCGCACGCCCGTGCGCAACAACCTGATGCTGCGCCACCGCATGGCTCAGGCCGTGCGCCGCTACCTCGACGGCCAGGATTTTATCGAAGTCGAAACTCCCGTGCTCATCAAAAGCACGCCCGAAGGCGCGCGCGACTTTGTGGTGCCCTCGCGCATGAACCCCGGCGAGTTCTACGCCCTGCCGCAGTCGCCGCAGACGTTCAAGCAGCTGCTCATGGTGTCGGGTTTCGACCGCTATTTCCAGATTGTCAAGTGCTTCCGCGACGAAGACCTGCGCGCCGACCGCCAGCCCGAGTTCACGCAGATTGACTGCGAAATGGCCTTCGTAACCCAGGAAGACATTCTCAACACCTTCGAGGGCTTGGTGCGATACCTGTTCAAGGAAATCAAAAATCTCGATTTCCCCACCGTGCCCCGCATGGAATACGCCGACGCCATGCGCCGCTTCGGCAACGACAAGCCCGACGTGCGCTTCGCAATGGAGTTCGTGGAATTGGATGGGGTAGTAAAAGGCCACGGCTTCCCGGTCTTCGACCAGGCCGAGCTGGTGGTGGGCATCAACGCCGCCACCTGCGCCGCCTACACCCGCAAGCAGCTCGACGAGCTCACCGCCTTCGTGAAGCGCCCGCAGCTCGGGGCCACCGGCCTCGTGTACGCCCGCGTCGAAGCTGGGGGGGTAGTAAAATCATCGGTCGATAAGTTCTACCCGCAGGAAGAATTGCAGAAGTGGGCCGCCGCGTTCCACGCCAACGAGGGCGATTTGCTGCTCCTGCTGGCCGGCCCGGCCGATAAAACCCGCAAGGCCCTCAGCGAGCTGCGCCTGGAAATGGGCCAGCGCCTCGGCCTGCGAGACAAGGACACGTTTGCCCCGCTGTGGGTCGTCAACTTCCCGTTGCTCGAATATATTGAAGAGGAGGGCCGCTACTTCGCCATGCACCACCCCTTCACCTCGCCCAAGCCCGAAGACATGCACCTGCTCGACAACCCCACCACCATCGGCCAGGCCCGCGCCAATGCCTACGACCTGGTAATTAACGGGGTAGAGGTCGGCGGCGGCTCCATCCGCATCCACGACCGCGCCGTGCAGGCCCGCATGTTCTCGCTGCTCGGCTTCACCCCCGAGGAGGCCCAGGCCCAGTTCGGCTTCCTGCTCGATGCCTTCGAGTACGGCGCGCCGCCCCACGGCGGCATCGCCTTCGGCTTCGACCGCCTCTGCTCGCTCTTCGGCGGGGCCGATTCCATCCGGGATTTCATCGCCTTCCCTAAGAATAACTCGGGTAGGGACGTGATGATTGACTCGCCTTCACCGATTGCGGATGCGCAGTTAAAGGAGTTGAGTATTAAGACGGAGGTGGTGAGGAAATAA
- a CDS encoding T9SS type A sorting domain-containing protein translates to MKSFPALALAAALLAAGSAQAQTKVKTKSKYDDDVIIKTKGEVPAVTLDGPIRRVETLSGIDIFPKPNSNSVLLSFTQQFTKPGTLVMTNYLNKVVYQQALDPQANTGEPVDLGHIQAGTYLVEAKTGNYVYWKKVRIKYPTVARR, encoded by the coding sequence ATGAAATCTTTTCCTGCGCTGGCCCTGGCGGCCGCTTTGCTCGCGGCCGGCTCGGCCCAGGCCCAAACCAAAGTCAAAACTAAGAGCAAGTACGATGACGATGTTATAATCAAAACGAAGGGTGAAGTACCGGCCGTGACGCTCGACGGCCCCATCCGGCGCGTGGAAACGCTCTCGGGCATTGATATTTTTCCTAAGCCCAACTCCAACAGCGTATTGCTCAGCTTTACGCAGCAGTTTACCAAGCCCGGCACGCTGGTAATGACCAACTACCTCAACAAAGTGGTGTACCAGCAGGCGCTGGACCCGCAGGCCAACACCGGCGAGCCCGTGGACCTAGGCCACATCCAGGCCGGCACGTATCTGGTAGAAGCCAAAACGGGCAACTACGTGTACTGGAAAAAGGTCCGTATTAAGTACCCAACGGTGGCGCGCCGCTAG
- a CDS encoding SWIM zinc finger family protein has protein sequence MFTIHDLADLVPRKIFDRGEVYYTEYDAVGRIKQKGNTYKAKVRGTETYHVELTVLPSGPPDIGCDCPYNYGPVCKHGIALGLAVLDLLGESEPAPPPPPPAPSAARAVPPTPQQLRQALKEAFARTSDKEKLAYLGQLLHQQPDLIPGFPATFEFSLPLLLAPAPVVKPKLRPAARRTFVQEGQDMLRTGYPPDLLPHLLRHDWRTVTEADAPKLAVLLMEAARQQPEPTLDAVMERIESYLAAAQRGPGFYAHLVVWLFVLSTVPIIAAQVRLFASELWKQHGRRAELRAALTEAGFAPLPTDEQEAALQKKTAAAKVKTDPAATPPKRPGRPTLKRSSGPELVRSRCQNPGKSPVKNCARPFRAYPASRSRPLRPAVEWRLTRRVGSTA, from the coding sequence ATGTTCACTATCCACGACCTGGCCGACCTCGTGCCCCGTAAGATATTTGACCGGGGCGAAGTCTATTACACGGAATATGATGCGGTAGGCCGAATTAAGCAAAAAGGCAATACCTACAAAGCCAAAGTACGCGGCACCGAAACCTACCACGTCGAGTTGACGGTGCTGCCCAGCGGCCCGCCCGACATCGGGTGCGACTGCCCTTACAACTACGGGCCGGTGTGCAAGCACGGCATCGCCCTTGGCTTGGCCGTGCTCGACCTGCTTGGGGAGAGTGAGCCGGCCCCGCCGCCGCCACCTCCCGCGCCTAGTGCGGCCCGCGCCGTGCCGCCTACCCCCCAGCAGCTGCGCCAAGCTTTGAAAGAGGCGTTTGCCCGCACCAGCGACAAGGAAAAGCTCGCTTACCTCGGCCAACTGCTGCACCAGCAGCCCGACCTGATTCCGGGTTTTCCCGCTACGTTTGAATTCAGCCTACCTCTGTTGCTGGCTCCTGCGCCGGTGGTTAAGCCTAAACTGCGCCCGGCCGCCCGGCGCACGTTCGTGCAAGAGGGGCAGGATATGCTGCGCACCGGCTACCCGCCCGATTTGCTACCCCACTTGCTGCGCCACGACTGGCGGACCGTGACGGAAGCCGATGCCCCCAAGCTGGCCGTGCTACTTATGGAAGCCGCCCGCCAGCAACCCGAGCCCACGCTTGATGCCGTGATGGAGCGCATCGAAAGCTACCTCGCTGCCGCGCAGCGCGGCCCTGGTTTCTACGCCCACTTAGTCGTTTGGCTCTTTGTGCTGAGCACCGTGCCCATCATTGCTGCGCAAGTGCGTCTGTTTGCCTCGGAGCTTTGGAAGCAGCACGGCCGCCGCGCCGAGCTGCGCGCCGCGCTCACAGAAGCCGGCTTCGCGCCCTTGCCCACCGACGAGCAGGAAGCCGCGCTGCAAAAGAAAACGGCCGCCGCGAAGGTTAAAACCGACCCCGCCGCTACCCCGCCCAAACGGCCCGGCCGCCCTACCCTCAAACGCAGCAGCGGCCCCGAACTGGTCAGGAGCCGCTGCCAAAACCCAGGAAAAAGTCCGGTTAAAAATTGCGCTCGCCCGTTTCGCGCCTACCCAGCATCACGGAGCCGACCATTGCGGCCAGCAGTAGAATGGAGGCTAACTCGAAGGGTAGGGAGTACTGCTTAA
- a CDS encoding NADH-quinone oxidoreductase subunit J: MSLFLFLSFVALLSALGVVLTKNPVYSVLFLILTFFTLSAHYLLLNAQFLAAVNIIVYAGAIMVLFLFVIMFLNLNKETEPHKPALAKIAAAIAGGSLLLIMVAALHNVQPVGYDAATFDSQVGMVDRLGLVLFKQYSLPFELASILLLAAMVGSVMLGRRETGERNF, from the coding sequence ATGTCCCTTTTTCTCTTCCTGTCGTTCGTAGCCCTGTTGAGTGCCCTGGGCGTGGTGCTGACCAAGAACCCAGTATACAGCGTACTATTTCTCATCCTCACGTTCTTCACGCTATCGGCTCATTACTTACTGCTGAACGCGCAGTTTCTGGCGGCCGTGAACATCATCGTGTATGCCGGGGCCATTATGGTGCTGTTCCTGTTCGTGATTATGTTCCTGAACCTCAACAAGGAAACGGAGCCGCACAAGCCTGCCCTGGCCAAAATTGCCGCCGCCATCGCGGGCGGCTCGCTGCTGCTCATTATGGTAGCGGCGTTGCACAACGTGCAGCCTGTAGGCTACGACGCGGCCACCTTCGATTCGCAGGTGGGCATGGTGGACCGCCTGGGCCTGGTACTGTTTAAGCAGTACTCCCTACCCTTCGAGTTAGCCTCCATTCTACTGCTGGCCGCAATGGTCGGCTCCGTGATGCTGGGTAGGCGCGAAACGGGCGAGCGCAATTTTTAA